Proteins from a genomic interval of Streptomyces sp. Tu6071:
- a CDS encoding UDP-N-acetylmuramoyl-L-alanyl-D-glutamate--2,6-diaminopimelate ligase gives MTTITPDPGNRRRPPGPDGAPAPAQSPSFRGEPIPPGTLTAVPRPDQPHTPRENGPVTYPGPPRPAKTAATPLDDLAEALGVEPRGGRGPAPADVTGITHDSRAVRPGDIYAALPGARFHGADFAAQAASLGAVAALTDPAGAERVLAAGLPVLVVGDPRGRMGALAARIYGNPGDDLLQIGITGTSGKTTTAYLMEGGLRAAGHSTGLIGTVETRIGDERLKSERTTPEATDLQALFAVMRERGVDAVAMEVSSHALVLGRVDGVVHDVAVFNNLSPEHMEFHSGMEDYFQAKAQLFTRARSRRGVVNHDDEYGRRLITEAEVPIVTFSAEGHPDADWRAEDVEIGPTDSTFTVVGPDGSRYPARAPLPGAFNVANTLAAVAALAEAGTDPRVAAEGIGAVPGVPGRLERVDEGQPYLAVVDYAHKTDAVESVLRSLRRVTEGRVHVVLGCGGDRDTTKRGPMGAAAARLADTAVLTSDNPRSEDPLAILAAMLAGAAEVPVHERGDVLVDADRAAAIAAVVARAEPGDTVLIAGKGHEQGQDVNGVVRPFDDREVLKEAIRKAAATPAAQQKSVG, from the coding sequence GTGACAACGATCACCCCCGATCCGGGGAACCGCCGCCGACCCCCGGGACCCGACGGCGCGCCAGCCCCCGCACAGAGCCCCTCATTTCGCGGCGAGCCCATCCCGCCCGGTACGCTCACCGCCGTGCCACGCCCCGATCAGCCCCACACCCCCCGGGAGAACGGTCCCGTGACGTACCCCGGCCCTCCGCGCCCCGCCAAGACCGCGGCCACCCCGCTCGACGACCTCGCGGAAGCACTGGGGGTCGAGCCGCGCGGCGGTCGCGGCCCCGCTCCCGCCGATGTCACCGGCATCACCCACGACTCCCGCGCCGTGCGCCCCGGCGACATCTACGCGGCGCTCCCGGGTGCCCGCTTCCACGGCGCCGACTTCGCCGCGCAGGCCGCCTCGCTCGGCGCCGTCGCCGCGCTCACCGACCCCGCGGGGGCCGAGCGCGTCCTCGCCGCGGGACTCCCCGTCCTCGTCGTCGGCGACCCGCGCGGCCGGATGGGCGCCCTCGCGGCGCGCATCTACGGCAACCCCGGCGACGACCTCCTCCAGATCGGCATCACCGGGACCTCGGGGAAGACCACCACCGCGTACCTCATGGAGGGCGGCCTGCGCGCCGCCGGGCACTCCACCGGGCTCATCGGCACCGTCGAGACCCGCATCGGCGACGAGCGCCTCAAGTCCGAGCGCACCACGCCCGAGGCCACCGACCTCCAGGCGCTCTTCGCCGTCATGCGCGAACGCGGCGTGGACGCCGTCGCCATGGAGGTCTCCAGCCACGCCCTCGTGCTCGGCCGGGTCGACGGCGTCGTCCACGACGTCGCCGTCTTCAACAACCTGAGCCCGGAGCACATGGAGTTCCACTCCGGCATGGAGGACTACTTCCAGGCCAAGGCGCAGCTCTTCACCCGGGCGCGCAGCCGCAGGGGCGTCGTCAACCACGACGACGAGTACGGGCGCAGGCTCATCACCGAGGCCGAGGTGCCGATCGTCACCTTCTCCGCCGAGGGCCACCCCGACGCCGACTGGCGCGCCGAGGACGTCGAGATCGGCCCCACCGACTCCACGTTCACCGTCGTAGGCCCCGACGGCTCCCGCTACCCGGCCCGCGCCCCGCTGCCCGGCGCCTTCAACGTCGCCAACACCCTCGCCGCCGTCGCGGCCCTCGCCGAGGCCGGGACGGACCCCCGCGTCGCCGCCGAGGGCATCGGGGCCGTCCCGGGCGTCCCCGGGCGCCTGGAGCGCGTCGACGAGGGCCAGCCGTACCTCGCCGTCGTCGACTACGCGCACAAGACCGACGCCGTCGAATCGGTGCTCCGCTCGCTGCGCCGCGTCACCGAGGGCCGCGTGCACGTCGTCCTCGGCTGCGGCGGCGACCGCGACACCACCAAACGCGGCCCGATGGGCGCCGCCGCGGCGCGCCTCGCCGACACCGCCGTACTCACCTCCGACAACCCGCGCTCCGAGGACCCGCTCGCGATCCTCGCCGCGATGCTCGCGGGCGCCGCCGAGGTGCCCGTGCACGAGCGCGGGGACGTCCTCGTCGACGCCGACCGCGCGGCGGCCATCGCCGCCGTCGTCGCCCGCGCCGAGCCCGGGGACACCGTGCTCATCGCGGGCAAGGGTCACGAACAGGGCCAGGACGTCAACGGGGTCGTCCGCCCCTTCGACGACCGCGAGGTCCTCAAGGAAGCCATCCGCAAAGCCGCGGCCACCCCGGCCGCGCAGCAGAAAAGCGTGGGATGA
- a CDS encoding UDP-N-acetylmuramoyl-tripeptide--D-alanyl-D-alanine ligase, whose translation MIALSLAEIADIVGGRTHDIPDPELRVTGPVVTDSRAVEDGGLFVAFAGERVDGHDYAAGAVAAGAVAVLATRPLGVPAIVVDDVTAALGALARTVVERLGTAVIAMTGSAGKTSTKDLIAQLLSRRGPTVWPPGNLNNEIGLPLTALRVTEETRHLVLEMGARGIGHIRYLTSLTPPSIGIVLNVGSAHIGEFGGKEKIAEAKGEMVEALPESGLAVLNADDPLVRGMAPRTRARVLLFGEADDAEVRAENVTLTDTGRPRFLLRTPTGCGEVTLRLYGEHHVSNALAAAAVAHELGMPAEEIALGLSEARSLSRWRMEVTERPDGVTIVNDAYNASPDSVRAALRALVAMGSAARDKGGRTWAVLGTMAELGDESLAAHDAVGRLAVRLNVSKLVAVGGQEAAWLRMGAYNEGSWGEESVHVSDTQAAIDLLRGELRPGDVVLVKASRAAGLEKVAQALLEGAGEGEAAAR comes from the coding sequence GTGATCGCCCTCTCTCTCGCCGAGATCGCTGACATCGTCGGCGGGCGGACCCACGACATACCGGACCCGGAGCTTCGCGTCACGGGTCCCGTCGTCACCGACTCCCGGGCCGTCGAGGACGGCGGACTCTTCGTCGCCTTCGCCGGCGAACGCGTCGACGGGCACGACTACGCCGCCGGAGCCGTCGCGGCGGGCGCCGTCGCCGTCCTCGCGACCCGGCCCCTCGGCGTGCCCGCGATCGTCGTGGACGACGTCACGGCGGCCCTCGGCGCCCTCGCCCGCACCGTCGTGGAGCGCCTCGGCACCGCTGTGATCGCCATGACCGGCTCGGCGGGCAAGACGTCCACCAAGGACCTCATCGCGCAGCTCCTGAGCCGCCGCGGGCCCACCGTGTGGCCACCGGGCAACCTCAACAACGAGATCGGGCTCCCGCTGACCGCGTTGCGCGTCACCGAGGAGACCCGCCACCTCGTCCTGGAGATGGGCGCCCGCGGCATCGGCCACATCCGCTACCTCACGAGCCTCACCCCGCCGTCCATCGGCATCGTCCTCAACGTCGGCTCTGCCCACATCGGCGAGTTCGGCGGCAAGGAGAAGATCGCCGAGGCCAAGGGCGAGATGGTCGAGGCCCTGCCCGAGTCCGGACTCGCCGTGCTCAACGCGGACGATCCGCTCGTACGCGGCATGGCCCCCCGTACCCGGGCACGGGTCCTCCTCTTCGGCGAAGCGGACGATGCGGAAGTCCGGGCCGAGAACGTCACGCTTACGGACACCGGACGCCCCCGGTTCCTCCTGCGCACACCCACCGGGTGCGGCGAAGTGACCTTGCGCCTGTACGGTGAGCACCACGTGTCGAACGCGCTCGCCGCCGCAGCCGTCGCCCATGAGCTGGGCATGCCCGCCGAAGAGATCGCCCTTGGTCTCAGCGAGGCACGCTCCCTCTCCCGCTGGCGGATGGAGGTCACCGAGCGCCCGGACGGCGTGACGATCGTCAACGACGCCTACAACGCGAGCCCCGATTCCGTACGAGCAGCACTGCGCGCGCTCGTCGCGATGGGCTCGGCAGCCCGAGACAAGGGCGGCCGGACCTGGGCGGTGCTCGGGACGATGGCGGAACTCGGGGACGAATCGCTCGCCGCCCACGACGCCGTCGGACGGCTGGCCGTCCGGCTCAACGTGAGCAAGCTCGTCGCGGTCGGGGGCCAGGAGGCGGCCTGGCTGCGGATGGGCGCATACAACGAGGGTTCGTGGGGTGAGGAGTCGGTGCACGTGTCCGACACACAGGCGGCGATCGACCTGCTACGCGGGGAACTGCGACCGGGGGACGTCGTCCTGGTGAAGGCGTCCCGGGCGGCGGGCCTGGAGAAAGTCGCCCAGGCCCTCCTGGAAGGCGCCGGTGAGGGCGAGGCCGCCGCGCGATGA
- the mraY gene encoding phospho-N-acetylmuramoyl-pentapeptide-transferase, which produces MKQILFAGAIGLFLTLIGTPLLIKLLARKGYGQFIRDDGPREHHSKRGTPTMGGIAFILATLIAYFLTKLITGSPTSFSGLLVLFLMTGMGLVGFLDDYIKIVKQRSLGLRAKAKMAGQLIVGIAFAVLALQFADQRGNTPASTKLSFVTDFGWTIGPVLFVVWALFMILAMSNGVNLTDGLDGLATGASVMVFGAYTFIGVWQFQESCANAATLTNPAACFEVRDPLDLAVVASALMGACFGFLWWNTSPAKIFMGDTGSLALGGALAGLAICSRTELLIALLGGLFVLITLSVVIQVGSFKLTRRRVFRMAPLQHHFELKGWSEVLVVVRFWIIQGMCVIVGLGLFYAGWAADK; this is translated from the coding sequence ATGAAGCAAATCCTCTTCGCGGGAGCGATCGGTCTCTTCCTGACCCTCATCGGCACCCCGTTGCTCATCAAGCTGCTCGCCCGCAAGGGCTACGGCCAGTTCATCCGTGACGACGGGCCGCGCGAGCACCACAGCAAGCGCGGCACGCCGACCATGGGTGGCATCGCCTTCATCCTCGCCACGCTCATCGCGTACTTCCTCACCAAGCTCATCACCGGCAGCCCGACCAGTTTCTCCGGGCTCCTGGTGCTGTTCCTGATGACGGGCATGGGCCTGGTCGGCTTCCTCGACGACTACATCAAGATCGTCAAACAGCGCTCGCTCGGCCTGCGGGCCAAGGCGAAGATGGCCGGACAGCTCATCGTCGGCATCGCCTTCGCCGTGCTCGCCCTGCAATTCGCCGACCAGCGCGGCAACACCCCGGCCTCCACGAAGCTCTCCTTCGTCACCGACTTCGGCTGGACCATCGGCCCGGTGCTCTTCGTGGTCTGGGCGCTCTTCATGATCCTGGCCATGTCCAACGGCGTGAACCTGACGGACGGTCTGGACGGCCTCGCCACCGGCGCCTCCGTCATGGTCTTCGGCGCCTACACCTTCATCGGCGTCTGGCAGTTCCAGGAGTCCTGCGCCAACGCGGCCACGCTCACCAACCCGGCCGCCTGCTTCGAAGTGCGCGATCCGCTCGACCTCGCCGTCGTCGCCTCCGCCCTCATGGGCGCCTGCTTCGGCTTCCTGTGGTGGAACACCTCGCCCGCCAAGATCTTCATGGGCGACACCGGCTCGCTCGCCCTCGGCGGCGCCCTCGCGGGCCTCGCGATCTGCTCGCGCACCGAACTGCTCATCGCCCTCCTGGGCGGCCTGTTCGTGCTCATCACGCTCTCCGTCGTCATCCAGGTCGGCTCCTTCAAGCTGACCCGAAGGCGCGTCTTCCGCATGGCACCGCTCCAGCACCACTTCGAGCTCAAGGGCTGGTCGGAAGTCCTCGTCGTGGTCCGCTTCTGGATCATCCAGGGCATGTGCGTCATCGTCGGCCTCGGTCTCTTCTACGCGGGATGGGCGGCCGACAAGTGA
- the murD gene encoding UDP-N-acetylmuramoyl-L-alanine--D-glutamate ligase has protein sequence MGGRQVTAPDFAGTRVTVAGLGVSGMPAARVLHARGALVTAVTDADDERSRAQAGELRALGITVRLGDGSTLPEGTELVVTAPGWQPGKPLFAAAEAAGVPVWGDVELAWRLRGPDAAPWLAVTGTNGKTTTVRMLAAILEAAGHRTAAVGNIGVSLLDAVLAEEPYDVLAVELSSYQLHWAPSVRPHSAAVLNLAPDHLDWHGSMAAYAADKGRVYEGNQVACVYNSADPATEELVRAADVEEGCRAIGFTLGTPRPSELGVVEGYLVDRAFVPDRAQQAQELAEVADVDPPAPHNVANALAAAALARAFGVPATAVREGLRAFRPDPHRIEHVATIDGVSYVDDSKATNTHAAEASLAAYEPIVWIAGGLAKGASFDELVQGAAKRLRAVVLMGRDRALIREALARHAPNVPVVDLDRADTGAMSEAVREAAGLAESGDTVLLAPACASMDMFTNYNVRGDLFAEAVRARATAAEGD, from the coding sequence ATGGGCGGCCGACAAGTGACCGCACCGGACTTCGCGGGCACCCGCGTCACCGTCGCCGGGCTCGGCGTCTCGGGGATGCCGGCCGCACGCGTCCTCCACGCGCGCGGAGCACTCGTCACCGCCGTCACCGACGCCGACGACGAGCGCTCCCGCGCCCAGGCCGGGGAACTGCGCGCCCTCGGCATCACCGTGCGCCTCGGCGACGGCTCGACCCTCCCCGAGGGCACCGAACTCGTCGTCACCGCCCCCGGCTGGCAGCCCGGCAAGCCGCTCTTCGCCGCCGCCGAGGCGGCCGGGGTGCCGGTCTGGGGCGACGTCGAACTCGCCTGGCGCCTGCGCGGCCCCGACGCCGCGCCCTGGCTCGCCGTCACCGGCACCAACGGCAAGACGACGACGGTACGGATGCTCGCCGCGATCCTCGAAGCGGCGGGCCACCGCACCGCCGCCGTCGGCAACATCGGCGTCTCGCTCCTCGACGCGGTCCTCGCCGAGGAGCCCTACGACGTCCTCGCCGTCGAGCTGTCGAGCTATCAGCTGCACTGGGCGCCCTCGGTCCGGCCGCACTCCGCGGCCGTCCTCAACCTCGCGCCCGACCACCTCGACTGGCACGGCTCGATGGCCGCGTACGCCGCCGACAAGGGCCGGGTCTACGAGGGCAACCAGGTCGCCTGCGTCTACAACAGCGCCGACCCGGCCACCGAGGAACTCGTACGCGCCGCCGACGTGGAGGAGGGCTGCCGGGCCATCGGCTTCACGCTCGGCACCCCCCGCCCCTCCGAACTCGGCGTCGTCGAGGGCTACCTGGTGGACCGGGCCTTCGTGCCCGACCGCGCCCAGCAGGCCCAGGAACTCGCCGAGGTCGCCGACGTCGATCCGCCGGCCCCGCACAACGTCGCGAACGCCCTCGCCGCCGCCGCCCTCGCCCGCGCCTTCGGCGTCCCGGCCACGGCGGTCCGCGAGGGGCTGCGCGCCTTCCGGCCCGACCCGCACCGCATCGAGCACGTCGCCACGATCGACGGGGTCTCCTACGTCGACGACTCCAAGGCGACCAACACGCACGCCGCCGAAGCCTCGCTCGCCGCGTACGAACCGATCGTGTGGATCGCCGGGGGACTCGCGAAGGGCGCGTCCTTCGACGAACTGGTGCAAGGCGCCGCGAAACGCCTGCGGGCCGTCGTCCTCATGGGCCGCGACCGCGCGCTGATCCGCGAAGCCCTCGCGCGACACGCCCCGAACGTACCCGTGGTCGACCTCGACCGGGCCGACACTGGGGCGATGTCCGAAGCGGTGCGCGAGGCGGCCGGGCTCGCCGAGAGCGGCGACACGGTCCTGCTCGCCCCGGCGTGCGCCTCGATGGACATGTTCACCAACTACAACGTGCGCGGCGACCTCTTCGCCGAGGCGGTCCGCGCACGCGCCACCGCTGCCGAAGGCGACTGA
- the ftsW gene encoding putative lipid II flippase FtsW, whose translation MAAERTAEGGRYSSARVHRSRSPRAPRAGLPLRGRTFAGRARGTGSGAGGGGSSRTPRAPRPRGPRGNPLRGLPARLMRAWDRPLTAYYVILGASLLIIVLGLVMVYSASVITALNYGLAGSFFFRKQLGAALIGGLLLVAAARMPVKLHRALSYPLLVAAVVTMAAVPLIGVSVNGNRNWINLGFFQIQPSEFGKLALVLWGADLLARKSEKRLLNQWKHMLVPLVPVTFLLLGLIMLGSDMGTAMILTAILFGLLWLAGAPTRMFAGVLGFVGLLGVILVKTSDNRLARFACLGSTDAHAFNDKCQQGVHGLYALASGGFFGSGLGASVEKWGELPEAHTDFIFAVLGEELGLAGTLSVIALFTALGYAGIRVAGRTEDPFVRYAAGAVITWITAQAVINLGAVLGLLPIAGVPLPLFSYGGSSLLPTMFAIGLLIAFARDEPAARAALALRGPGFGRKRFAVRWNTMRRRAPGARPSGER comes from the coding sequence ATGGCCGCTGAGCGTACGGCCGAGGGCGGGCGGTACAGCTCCGCCCGCGTGCACCGCAGCCGCAGCCCGAGGGCGCCCCGCGCGGGCCTCCCGCTGCGCGGCAGGACCTTCGCGGGACGGGCGCGCGGCACGGGGAGCGGGGCGGGGGGCGGCGGCTCGTCCCGCACGCCCCGCGCCCCGCGCCCGAGGGGCCCGCGCGGCAATCCGCTGCGCGGGCTCCCCGCCCGGCTCATGCGGGCCTGGGACCGGCCGCTCACCGCGTACTACGTGATCCTCGGCGCGAGCCTGCTGATCATCGTGCTCGGCCTCGTGATGGTCTACTCCGCGTCCGTCATCACGGCCCTCAACTACGGGCTCGCGGGCTCCTTCTTCTTCCGCAAGCAGCTCGGCGCCGCGCTCATCGGCGGCCTGCTCCTCGTCGCCGCCGCGCGGATGCCCGTCAAGCTGCACCGGGCGCTCTCGTACCCGCTGCTCGTCGCCGCGGTCGTCACGATGGCCGCGGTGCCGCTCATCGGCGTCTCCGTGAACGGCAACAGGAACTGGATCAACCTCGGCTTCTTCCAGATCCAGCCCTCCGAGTTCGGCAAGCTCGCGCTCGTCCTGTGGGGCGCCGACCTGCTCGCGCGCAAGAGCGAGAAGCGGCTGCTCAACCAGTGGAAACACATGCTGGTGCCGCTCGTGCCCGTGACGTTCCTGCTCCTCGGGCTCATCATGCTCGGCTCGGACATGGGCACCGCGATGATCCTCACCGCGATCCTCTTCGGGCTGCTGTGGCTCGCGGGCGCGCCCACGCGGATGTTCGCCGGGGTGCTCGGCTTCGTCGGGCTGCTCGGTGTGATCCTCGTCAAGACGAGCGACAACCGCCTCGCCCGCTTCGCCTGCCTCGGCTCCACCGACGCCCACGCCTTCAACGACAAGTGCCAGCAAGGCGTGCACGGCCTCTACGCCCTCGCCTCCGGCGGCTTCTTCGGCTCCGGGCTCGGCGCGAGCGTGGAGAAATGGGGTGAACTCCCCGAAGCCCACACGGACTTCATCTTCGCCGTGCTCGGCGAGGAACTGGGCCTCGCGGGGACGCTGTCGGTGATCGCCCTCTTCACGGCTCTAGGCTATGCGGGTATCCGCGTGGCCGGACGCACGGAGGACCCCTTCGTGAGGTACGCCGCGGGAGCGGTCATCACCTGGATCACGGCGCAGGCCGTGATCAACCTCGGTGCGGTGCTCGGTCTGCTGCCGATCGCCGGGGTGCCGCTGCCGCTGTTCTCCTACGGGGGTTCCTCGCTGCTGCCGACCATGTTCGCCATCGGGCTCCTCATCGCCTTCGCACGCGACGAGCCCGCTGCGCGAGCGGCCCTCGCCCTGCGGGGGCCCGGCTTCGGCCGCAAGCGGTTCGCGGTGAGATGGAACACGATGCGACGGCGCGCCCCGGGGGCGCGTCCGTCCGGAGAGCGGTGA
- the murG gene encoding undecaprenyldiphospho-muramoylpentapeptide beta-N-acetylglucosaminyltransferase: protein MHVVLAGGGTAGHIEPALALADALRRQDPTVGITALGTERGLETRLVPERGYELALIPAVPLPRKPTPELITVPGRLRGTIKAAEQVIERTKADCVIGFGGYVALPGYLAAKRTGTPIVVHEANARPGLANKIGSRYASGVAVSTPDSKLRGARYIGIPLRRTIATLDRARVRPEARAAFGLDQNLPTLLVSGGSQGARHLNEVVQRVVPLLQRSGIQVLHAVGPKNELPRADNMPGMPPYIPVPYVDRMDLAYAAADMMLCRAGAMTVAELSAVGLPAAYVPLPIGNGEQRLNAQPVVKAGGGLLVDDAELTPEWVQSQVVPVLADPHRLYEMSRAAAEFGRRDADELLVGMVYEAIAARRNR from the coding sequence GTGCATGTCGTACTCGCCGGCGGGGGGACCGCCGGCCACATCGAGCCGGCGCTCGCCCTCGCGGACGCCCTGCGCAGGCAGGACCCCACCGTGGGGATCACGGCTCTCGGCACGGAACGCGGCCTGGAGACCCGGCTCGTACCCGAGCGCGGCTATGAACTCGCCCTCATCCCCGCGGTCCCGCTGCCGCGCAAACCGACCCCCGAGCTGATCACCGTGCCGGGCCGGCTGCGCGGCACCATCAAGGCCGCCGAGCAGGTCATCGAGCGCACCAAGGCGGACTGCGTCATCGGCTTCGGCGGGTACGTGGCGCTGCCTGGCTACCTCGCGGCGAAGCGCACCGGCACCCCGATCGTCGTGCACGAGGCCAACGCGCGCCCCGGGCTCGCCAACAAGATCGGCTCGCGCTACGCCTCCGGCGTCGCGGTCTCGACCCCCGACAGCAAGCTGCGCGGCGCCCGTTACATCGGCATCCCGCTGCGCCGCACCATCGCGACGCTGGACCGCGCCCGGGTGCGCCCCGAGGCCCGCGCCGCCTTCGGCCTGGACCAGAACCTGCCGACGCTCCTCGTCTCCGGCGGCTCCCAGGGCGCCCGCCACCTCAACGAGGTCGTCCAGCGGGTCGTCCCGCTGCTCCAGCGCTCCGGCATCCAGGTCCTGCACGCGGTCGGTCCCAAGAACGAGCTGCCACGCGCCGACAACATGCCCGGAATGCCGCCGTACATCCCGGTACCGTACGTGGACCGGATGGACCTCGCGTACGCCGCCGCCGACATGATGCTGTGCCGCGCGGGGGCGATGACGGTCGCCGAACTCTCCGCCGTGGGCCTGCCCGCCGCCTATGTCCCGCTGCCCATCGGCAACGGCGAACAGCGGCTCAACGCCCAGCCGGTGGTGAAGGCGGGGGGCGGACTCCTCGTGGACGACGCGGAACTGACGCCGGAGTGGGTGCAGTCCCAGGTGGTGCCGGTGCTCGCCGACCCGCACCGGCTCTACGAGATGTCCCGCGCCGCCGCCGAGTTCGGCCGCCGGGACGCCGACGAGCTGCTCGTCGGCATGGTGTACGAGGCGATCGCCGCACGCAGGAACCGCTGA
- a CDS encoding cell division protein FtsQ/DivIB produces the protein MAGARTAQGGEGRTGVEAPHDAERSPAPPPPPRGLPGLRFWLVAGGLVLLLGGALYLLYGSPWLKLRQVSVTGTEVLTRREVEEAAAAPAGSPLISVDTDALEANARARLPRIESVEIDRSWPHGLHIAVTERKPVLVREKGGKFDEVDAHGVLFATVGTPPRGIPRLDLDASDSPSLHRFGTARLLREAATVAARVPSPVVKELRTIRIRSYDDVTLLLRDGRTVAWGSGEKSAAKARTLTALMKAAPKARYFDVSVPVAPSVR, from the coding sequence GTGGCCGGAGCGAGGACCGCCCAGGGCGGCGAAGGACGTACCGGGGTCGAAGCACCCCATGACGCCGAGCGGTCCCCGGCCCCGCCCCCGCCCCCGCGCGGCCTGCCGGGACTCCGGTTCTGGCTCGTCGCCGGGGGCCTCGTGCTGCTCCTCGGCGGGGCGCTCTACCTGCTCTACGGCTCGCCGTGGCTCAAGCTCAGGCAGGTGAGCGTCACGGGGACCGAGGTGCTGACCCGGCGCGAGGTGGAGGAGGCCGCGGCGGCCCCCGCGGGAAGTCCGCTCATTTCCGTGGACACCGACGCGCTCGAAGCGAATGCGCGCGCCCGGCTGCCCCGTATCGAATCCGTGGAAATCGACCGTTCCTGGCCGCACGGACTGCACATCGCGGTCACGGAGCGTAAACCCGTTCTCGTACGGGAAAAGGGCGGAAAATTCGACGAAGTGGACGCGCACGGCGTGCTTTTCGCCACGGTGGGCACTCCTCCGCGCGGTATTCCGCGCCTCGATCTCGACGCGTCCGACTCGCCCTCGCTGCACCGCTTCGGCACCGCGCGACTGTTGCGCGAGGCGGCCACCGTCGCGGCCCGCGTCCCGTCGCCCGTGGTCAAGGAGCTGCGGACGATCCGGATTCGTTCCTACGACGACGTGACACTGCTGTTGCGGGACGGGCGGACGGTGGCGTGGGGGAGTGGTGAGAAAAGCGCGGCGAAGGCCCGCACCCTGACCGCCCTGATGAAAGCGGCGCCCAAGGCGAGGTACTTCGACGTCTCCGTTCCGGTCGCTCCGTCAGTTCGCTGA
- the ftsZ gene encoding cell division protein FtsZ — MAAPQNYLAVIKVIGVGGGGVNAINRMIEVGLKGVEFIAINTDAQALLMSDADVKLDVGRELTRGLGAGANPAVGRKAAEDHREEIEEVLKGADMVFVTAGEGGGTGTGGAPVVANIARSLGALTIGVVTRPFTFEGRRRANQAEDGIAELREEVDTLIVIPNDRLLSISDRQVSVLDAFKSADQVLLSGVQGITDLITTPGLINLDFADVKSVMSEAGSALMGIGSARGDDRAVAAAELAISSPLLEASIDGARGVLLSISGGSDLGLFEINEAAQLVSEAAHPEANIIFGAVIDDALGDEVKVTVIAAGFDGGQPPAKRDNVIGASTGKREEQPQARTSEPVRPAFGGLGSVTPREEPAPRPEPEPAPVNEAPAPQLPQPSVPPARPYPDSQAEELDVPDFLK; from the coding sequence GTGGCAGCACCGCAGAACTACCTCGCAGTCATCAAAGTCATCGGTGTCGGCGGCGGTGGTGTCAATGCCATCAACCGGATGATCGAGGTCGGGCTCAAGGGCGTCGAGTTCATCGCGATCAACACCGACGCGCAGGCCCTGCTCATGAGCGACGCCGACGTCAAGCTCGACGTCGGTCGCGAACTGACCCGGGGCCTGGGAGCCGGCGCCAATCCGGCGGTCGGCCGCAAGGCGGCCGAGGACCACCGCGAGGAGATCGAGGAGGTCCTCAAGGGGGCCGACATGGTCTTCGTCACGGCGGGCGAAGGTGGCGGCACCGGCACCGGCGGCGCACCCGTCGTCGCCAACATCGCACGCTCCCTGGGCGCCCTCACGATCGGCGTGGTCACCCGTCCCTTCACCTTCGAAGGGCGGCGCCGGGCCAACCAGGCGGAGGACGGCATCGCCGAACTCCGCGAAGAGGTCGACACCCTCATCGTCATCCCCAACGACCGACTGCTGTCCATCTCGGACCGGCAGGTCAGTGTCCTGGACGCGTTCAAGTCCGCGGACCAGGTCCTGCTCTCCGGTGTCCAGGGCATCACCGACCTGATCACGACCCCGGGGCTCATCAACCTCGACTTCGCGGACGTCAAGTCCGTGATGAGCGAGGCGGGCTCCGCCCTCATGGGCATCGGCTCCGCGCGCGGCGACGACCGTGCCGTCGCGGCGGCCGAACTGGCCATCTCCTCACCGCTGCTCGAAGCCTCCATCGACGGGGCGCGCGGGGTCCTGCTGTCCATCTCGGGCGGCTCCGACCTCGGTCTCTTCGAGATCAACGAGGCGGCTCAACTGGTGAGCGAGGCGGCGCACCCGGAGGCCAACATCATCTTCGGCGCCGTCATCGACGACGCCCTGGGCGACGAGGTCAAGGTCACCGTCATCGCGGCCGGCTTCGACGGGGGCCAGCCCCCCGCCAAGCGGGACAACGTGATCGGTGCCAGCACCGGCAAGCGCGAGGAGCAGCCGCAGGCCCGTACGAGCGAGCCGGTCCGTCCGGCCTTCGGCGGCCTCGGCTCCGTCACCCCGCGCGAGGAGCCGGCCCCCCGCCCGGAGCCCGAACCGGCCCCGGTCAACGAGGCGCCGGCCCCGCAGCTCCCGCAGCCCTCGGTCCCCCCGGCCCGTCCCTACCCGGACAGCCAGGCCGAGGAGCTGGACGTGCCGGACTTCCTGAAGTGA